The Accipiter gentilis chromosome 9, bAccGen1.1, whole genome shotgun sequence genome includes a region encoding these proteins:
- the VPS26A gene encoding vacuolar protein sorting-associated protein 26A isoform X2, which produces MQVEKPYESYIGANVRLRYFLKVTIVRRLSDLVKEYDLIVHQLATYPDVNNSIKMEVGIEDCLHIEFEYNKSKYHLKDVIVGKIYFLLVRIKIQHMELQLIKKEITGIGPSTTTETETIAKYEIMDGAPVKGESIPIRLFLAGYDPTPTMRDVNKKFSVRYFLNLVLVDEEDRRYFKQQEIILWRKAPEKLRKQRTNFHQRFESPESQASAEQPEM; this is translated from the exons ATGCAGGTTGAAAAGCCATATGAATCCTACATCGGTGCCAATGTCAGACTGAG GTATTTTCTAAAAGTGACGATAGTGAGACGGCTGTCAGACTTGGTGAAAGAATATGATCTGATTGTTCACCAGCTTGCTACATACCCAGACGTAAACAACTCCATTAAAATGGAAGTAGGCATTGAAGACTGTCTTCATATAGAGTTTGAATACAATAAGTCAAA GTATCACTTAAAGGATGTGATTGTTGGAAAAATTTATTTCCTCTTAGTGAGAATAAAAATTCAGCATATGGAGTTGCAGCTGATAAAAAAGGAGATCACTGGAATtg GACCCAGTACCACAACAGAGACCGAAACCATTGCAAAGTATGAAATAATGGATGGTGCACCAGTTAAAG gtgAATCAATTCCTATAAGACTGTTCTTAGCAGGCTATGACCCAACTCCAACAATGAGGGATGTGAACAAGAAATTTTCGGTGAGGTACTTCTTGAATCTAGTGCTTGTGGATGAAGAAGACAGACGATACTTCAAACAGCAG GAAATAATCTTATGGAGAAAAGCTCCTGAGAAGCTGAGGAAACAACGAACAAACTTTCACCAGCGATTTGAGTCTCCAGAATCACAAGCATCTGCTGAGCAACCTGAGATGTGA
- the SUPV3L1 gene encoding ATP-dependent RNA helicase SUPV3L1, mitochondrial has protein sequence MRRCAWPLLRLPARAGLVLRHGRAAAAARLRPAAASSFSSSVGGDGSSRAPDTSLFVPVPLKPVGDAAEEDVGAELTQPLDKGEVLKNLNKFYKRKEIQRLGADNGLDARLFHQAFISFRKYIIESSSVSADLHIILNDICCGAGHVDDLFPFFLRHAKQVFPMLDCMDDLRKISDLRLPPNWYPDARAIQRKIIFHAGPTNSGKTYHAIQRFLSAKSGIYCGPLKLLAHEIFQKSNDAKVPCDLVTGEERVYANEDARQAPHVACTIEMCSTNTPYEVAVIDEIQMIRDPARGWAWTRALLGLCAEEIHVCGEAAAIDLVTELMYTTGEEVEVRNYKRLTPLTVLDYALESLDNLRPGDCIVCFSKNDIYSISRQIEARGLECAVIYGSLPPGTKLEQAKKFNDPDDPCKILVATDAIGMGLNLCIRRIIFNSIVKPTINEKGEKEIDSITTSQALQIAGRAGRYGSSFKQGEVTTMHRDDLMQLKEILSEPVRPVKAAGLHPTPEQIEMFAYHLPDATLSNLIDIFVSLSQVDGLYFVCNIDDFKFLADMIQHIPLNLRSRYVFCTAPLNRKEPFVCTTLLKFARQFSRNEPLTFDWLCRHIKWPLAAPKNIKELVHLEAVHDVFDLYLWLSYRFMDMFPDAVLVRDIQKKLDDIIQVGVCNITKLIRASTAAPGTAEVVSEDFPLSRTKRDTRAVSDHHGAKSTEAFSIPVEVLGERRAKNSKAYRSAVRQEDMKSHGRGSLANRLLREGLLTQEMLRQLESEWQDQHRNGRYGLASKRDDQNSSKETGRKKK, from the exons ATGAGGCGGTGCGCGTGGCCGTTGCTGCGGCTCCCGGCGCGCGCGGGGCTCGTCCTCCGCCATGGaagggccgccgccgccgcccggctgcGCCCTGCCGCCGcgtcctccttctcctcctcggtCGGCGGGGACGGCAGCTCCCGGGCCCCCGACACCTCTCTCTTCGTGCCCGTGCCCCTGAAGCCCGTCGGCGACGCGGCCGAGGAAGACGTGGGCGCCGAGCTCACGCAGCCCCTCGACAAGG GTGAAGTTCTAAAAAACTTAAATAAGttctacaaaagaaaagaaatccaaagaCTAGGAGCAGATAATGGATTAGATG ctcgCCTGTTTCACCAAGCATTCATAAGCTTTAGGAAGTATATCATAGAATCCAGTTCTGTGAGTGCTGATTTGCATATTATTCTCAATGATATATGCTGTGGTGCAG GTCACGTAGATgatctctttccatttttcctgagGCATGCAAAGCAGGTCTTTCCGATGCTGGACTGTATGGATGATCTGCGCAAGATCAGTGATTTAAGATTGCCGCCCAACTG gTATCCAGATGCCAGGGCTATTCAGAGAAAGATAATATTCCATGCCGGTCCTACAAACAGTGGAAAAACCTACCATGCTATCCAGAGATTTTTGTCAGCAAAATCGGGAATATACTGTGGTCCACTAAAACTTCTGGCTCATGAGATCTTCCAAAAGAGTAATGATGCT AAAGTGCCATGTGACTTGGTGACAGGAGAAGAGCGTGTGTATGCCAATGAAGATGCCAGACAAGCTCCTCATGTTGCTTGTACCATTGAAATGTGCAGCACTAATACGCCGT atgaaGTTGCAGTGATTGATGAAATTCAGATGATCAGAGATCCCGCCAGAGGGTGGGCTTGGACAAGAGCCCTTCTAG GACTCTGTGCGGAAGAAATCCATGTTTGTGGAGAAGCTGCTGCTATTGACTTGGTGACAGAGCTCATGTACACTACAGGGGAGGAAGTTGAA GTCCGAAACTACAAGAGACTCACTCCTCTTACTGTGCTGGATTATGCCTTAGAATCTTTAGATAACCTCCGTCCTGGGGACTGCATCGTCTGTTTCAGTAAGAATGACATTTATTCCATCAGTCGACAGATTGAAGCCAGAGGATTAGAATGTGCTGTCATATATGGCAGTCTGCCACCAG GAACAAAACTTGAACAGGCAAAGAAATTCAATGATCCTGATGATCCATGCAAAATTTTAGTTGCTACAGATGCAATTGGAATGGGACTCAATTT gtgtataagaagaataatttttaactCTATAGTAAAGCCAACTATTAatgagaagggagaaaaggaaatagaCTCCATTACAACCTCTCAGGCTCTACAAATCGCAGGCAGAGCTGGGCGTTATGGCTCATCCTTCAAACAAGGAGAAGTCACTACAATGCATCGTGATGACCTCATGCAGCTGAAAGAAATTTTGAGTGAGCCTGTGCGCCCTGTGAAG gCAGCTGGCCTACATCCTACTCCTGAGCAGATAGAAATGTTTGCTTATCATCTTCCTGACGCCACTCTATCTAATCTAATT GATATTTTTGTGAGTCTCTCACAAGTTGATGGGCTTTACTTTGTCTGCAATATTGATGACTTTAAATTTCTAGCAGATATGATTCAGCACATTCCACTAAATTTGCGATCACGATATGTCTTCTGCACTGCACCCTTGAACAGAAAAGAGCCTTTTGTGTGTACCACATTGTTGAAg tttgcAAGACAGTTCAGTAGAAATGAGCCTCTGACATTTGACTGGCTCTGTCGGCACATCAAATGGCCATTAGCTGCTCCAAAGAACATCAAAGAACTTGTACACCTTGAAGCTGTTCATGATGTTTTTGACCTCTATCTGTGGTTAAG TTACCGCTTCATGGATATGTTCCCTGATGCTGTCCTTGTGAGGGATATTCAGAAAAAACTAGATGACATTATACAAGTTGGTGTCTGCAACATCACGAAGCTGATCCGAGCTTCCACAGCTGCTCCTGGCACAGCAGAAGTTGTGTCAGAAGACTTTCCTCTTTCAAGGACTAAGAGGGATACCAGGGCGGTTTCAGACCATCACGGTGCAAAATCCACAGAGGCATTCTCTATTCCAGTGGAGGTTCTGGgagaaagaagagcaaagaacTCGAAAGCCTATCGGTCTGCTGTGAGGCAGGAGGATATGAAAAGCCATGGACGTGGATCTCTTGCCAACAGATTGCTGCGTGAAGGACTTCTAACACAAGAAATGCTGAGACAGCTGGAGAGTGAGTGGCAGGATCAGCACAGGAATGGTAGATATGGCCTTGCTTCAAAAAGAGATGATCAGAATAGTTCAAAGGAaacggggagaaaaaaaaaatag